TGTTGAGCTAGATAGTTCCtcgatcaaaaaaaaaatccttaaaaATGGTTTGACATTGACCTGTGGAACCCATAAATGAATGGACGACGAAAAAAAAGTAGTAGAAGATTTTTGTCAAATGAGTGGTAAGCATGACctccattaattaatttatgattaatgtataataataataataataatatgtacAGTGAACCAAAAGGTTGACAATTTATAAAGAAGGGGCAAAAAAACAGAGAGGTCGAGCCATTGGGGAACAGATAGGTTACAGCGAATAATGATTTGGTGCCTAATACGTGTGCTTGCACCCTGTAATCTCGTCTCACTATCAAATCATATTTGACAAACAAAAAGGACACACACATACTCCCCACGCATTTGCCCATACAATCCAtcacatgctatatatatatttataagaaaCCCCATTTTTATATCCCAAATTCGAGACGCATATATTACACAGATGTCAATTTATGGCCTCTAATCCTTATCAAAACGTGCCCCATGACCAACCCCAGAATCCAAGTTACTCCATAGAAGTCCCTGATCCTCCTACAGATGCCCAATCCCCACATTCCACGTCATCAAACCCATCTCCCAGAACTGTCCAATCTCCGGGCGGATCATCCGGGACTGGGAGGCACACAAAATATCGGGGAGTAAGAACCCGGAGCGGGAAATGGGTTTCGGAGATCCGGGAGCCTCGCAAAGCGACACGAATATGGCTGGGCACGTACCCGACTCCGGAAATGGCGGCAGCAGCGTATGACGTGGCCGCTATTGCACTAAAAGGGCCGGACACTCCACTAAACTTCTCCGATTCCTTACTTAACTCCCCAATACCCGCTTCCACGTCAGCAAATGATATTCGGGCAGCAGCAGCAAGTGCTGCGGCCAGTCGGTTACCAAAGGCGGATCAGAATCCGGGTCAAGGAACGACGTCGTCTAGCAGTGGAATGGCGAGCACTGAACAGGAGTTTATTGACGAAGAAGCACTCCTGAACGAGCCAAAGTTGCTGGTGGACATGGCGGAGGGAATGCTATTGAGTCCGCCAAGGATAAACACGGGTTCGTCGGAAGATTCGCCTGGGAATTCGGATGGAGAAAGTCTATGGAGCTATCCTTAACTGGACCCATATAAAAGGCAGGAACAATAATTAAACAATAATATGGCATTGtatggtgtggtgtggtgtgtaatttcaagttttaacttttaagtaagaagaagaagaagaagaagaaga
This sequence is a window from Tripterygium wilfordii isolate XIE 37 chromosome 8, ASM1340144v1, whole genome shotgun sequence. Protein-coding genes within it:
- the LOC120003453 gene encoding ethylene-responsive transcription factor ERF025; the encoded protein is MASNPYQNVPHDQPQNPSYSIEVPDPPTDAQSPHSTSSNPSPRTVQSPGGSSGTGRHTKYRGVRTRSGKWVSEIREPRKATRIWLGTYPTPEMAAAAYDVAAIALKGPDTPLNFSDSLLNSPIPASTSANDIRAAAASAAASRLPKADQNPGQGTTSSSSGMASTEQEFIDEEALLNEPKLLVDMAEGMLLSPPRINTGSSEDSPGNSDGESLWSYP